A single genomic interval of Mycolicibacterium holsaticum DSM 44478 = JCM 12374 harbors:
- a CDS encoding FAD-dependent oxidoreductase, whose amino-acid sequence MPHVITQSCCSDGSCVFACPVNCIHPTPDEPGFATAEMLYIDPAACVDCGACVSACPVGAIAPHTQLTPEQQPFVALNAAFYPEREGKVPPTSKLAPVPDAPKVQSRPGGPLTVAIVGSGPAAMYAADELLTQRGVRVNVFERLPTPYGLVRAGVAPDHQSTKQVTRLFDKIADQRGFTFYLNVEVGTDLTHAELLAHHHAVLYAVGAPDDRRLDIDGMGMPGTGTATEFVAWYNGHPEFASVPADLGHERVVLVGNGNVALDVARILTTDPDTLARTDIADHALAALRASKVSEVVIAARRGPANSAFTLPELIGLTASCDVVLDAADHERVARDLAAATDPLTRNKLEVLSRLGDAAAPAARPRIRLAYHLTPKRVFGERRADGVEFTVTGEDDAVRRIEAGLVLTSIGYRAKPVRDLPFDEDGAVVPNDGGRVVDPRTGAPVRGSYVAGWIKRGPTGFIGTNKSCAAQTVHNLVADYNAGLLPDPAKPSALDGLVRSRAPDVVDSAGWKAINSAEIARGGDDRPRNKFTTAAGMLAAAADAPTPPLHQRVLAGLRR is encoded by the coding sequence GTGCCCCATGTGATCACCCAGTCGTGTTGCAGCGACGGGTCGTGTGTCTTCGCGTGCCCGGTTAACTGCATCCATCCGACACCGGACGAACCGGGCTTCGCCACCGCCGAGATGCTCTACATCGACCCGGCGGCGTGCGTGGACTGCGGTGCATGCGTGTCGGCCTGCCCGGTCGGGGCGATCGCACCCCACACGCAGTTGACGCCCGAGCAGCAGCCGTTCGTCGCGCTCAACGCCGCGTTCTACCCCGAGCGGGAGGGCAAGGTGCCGCCCACGTCGAAGCTGGCACCCGTGCCCGACGCGCCGAAGGTCCAGTCGCGACCCGGGGGGCCGCTCACGGTCGCGATCGTCGGCTCCGGGCCCGCGGCCATGTACGCCGCCGACGAGCTGCTCACCCAGCGCGGCGTGCGGGTCAACGTCTTCGAACGGCTGCCCACCCCGTACGGGCTGGTACGCGCCGGTGTCGCGCCCGATCACCAGAGCACCAAACAGGTGACGCGGCTGTTCGACAAGATCGCCGACCAGCGCGGGTTCACGTTCTACCTCAACGTCGAGGTGGGCACCGACCTCACCCACGCCGAACTGTTGGCCCACCACCACGCCGTGCTCTACGCCGTGGGAGCGCCCGACGACCGTCGCCTCGACATCGACGGGATGGGGATGCCGGGCACCGGCACCGCCACCGAATTCGTGGCCTGGTACAACGGCCATCCCGAATTCGCCTCGGTGCCAGCCGATCTCGGACATGAGCGGGTGGTGCTCGTCGGCAACGGCAACGTCGCACTGGACGTCGCCCGCATCCTCACCACCGACCCCGACACACTCGCGCGTACCGACATCGCCGACCATGCGCTGGCCGCGCTGCGCGCGTCGAAGGTCTCCGAGGTGGTGATCGCCGCCCGCCGCGGGCCCGCAAACTCGGCCTTCACGCTGCCGGAGTTGATCGGGCTGACGGCGTCCTGCGATGTGGTGCTCGACGCTGCCGACCATGAACGTGTCGCCAGGGATCTGGCTGCGGCCACAGATCCGTTGACGCGCAACAAGTTGGAGGTCCTCAGCAGGCTCGGTGATGCGGCGGCGCCGGCCGCCCGGCCCCGGATCCGGTTGGCCTACCACCTGACGCCCAAGCGCGTGTTCGGCGAGCGGCGCGCAGACGGTGTGGAGTTCACCGTCACCGGCGAGGACGACGCGGTCCGCCGTATCGAGGCCGGCTTGGTGCTGACCTCAATCGGCTACCGCGCCAAGCCCGTTCGTGATCTGCCGTTCGACGAAGACGGCGCCGTGGTGCCCAACGACGGCGGCCGGGTCGTCGATCCGCGCACGGGTGCGCCGGTGCGCGGCAGTTACGTGGCCGGGTGGATCAAACGCGGACCGACCGGCTTCATCGGCACCAACAAGTCCTGCGCCGCCCAGACCGTGCACAATCTGGTCGCCGACTACAACGCCGGGCTGCTGCCCGATCCCGCCAAACCCTCCGCGCTGGACGGGCTGGTCCGCAGCCGAGCACCCGACGTGGTGGACTCGGCGGGGTGGAAGGCGATCAACTCCGCGGAGATCGCCCGCGGCGGCGACGACCGGCCACGCAACAAGTTCACCACCGCCGCCGGCATGCTTGCCGCCGCGGCGGACGCGCCAACACCGCCGCTGCACCAGCGAGTGCTCGCCGGATTGCGCCGCTAA
- a CDS encoding family 1 glycosylhydrolase — protein sequence MNAAAYVGRVGSLAVALGVGIAVATGYGSGMAWADTAGAGASNAQSSASSDTSTGSDAESAQADASSTQTETDADPDAEPEPEAESDPDAEPEAEPEPEPDAESEPDAEAELDAESEPGAEAELDAEAEPEPETGVEPETEATGEPETEATGEPETEATGEPEPAPQNAPAQSGTSDAPETEDFVAAAAATIARPDEPANVRTSDTDTTEMTITSLTARAASPTAATTTTWNAPAFPSLRPWPTAFDPATAITYVTGIVFSLAHAILAPFAAGLPAPPSGPPTLWTLLAWVRRELFNSTPRVSAELPPYTQSLVDGEVIITGNVGITDRDGDPMTYTVIGRPLNGGVVEVDADGNFTYRPMNAMAAVGGWDSFIVVADDQAAGFHLHGPRGLLQFVPIVGQLVYPGGGHRATRTITVNVTPVDGVDLSFPDGFHWGVAHSGFQAEGGPGVPMDTNSDWYRWTHDPFNQKLGLTKGVPEDGPGAYLNYDADAALAHDELGMNTFRMGIEWSRIFPESTASVDISDEGGGVSLADLEALDALANQEEVEHYREVLASLRAHGLEPMITVTHFTLPVWVHDPAMTRLLVQVGLPAQSAGWLSSSTPVEFEKYAAYLAWKYGDQVDYWVTLNEPFPPILTQYLSPPIPGSPIPYWPPGIVRPDLAATFLVNQAKGHVAAYDAIHTWDTTSATDGQPAAFVGFSNNMIPARPANPNNPLDVQAADAWNRYYNHWFPNAVIDGWVDANFDGIKTLDEIHPEFMDKVDFLGVQYYGSQPMQGFGLAPIPGIPFLQGLPVRCSASSPTCSDFNQPTDPGGFREVLEDAASYGKPIWITENGIADAGDSKRPPYLTTHIAVVQDLVAHGVDIRGYTYWSFVDNLEWAHGYDLHFGLYGSDPSTPELERTPKPDSIAAISAITGANALPIDLLAQYIPSAV from the coding sequence ATGAACGCTGCGGCATACGTCGGTCGAGTCGGAAGTTTGGCGGTCGCCCTGGGGGTCGGCATCGCCGTGGCCACCGGCTACGGGTCGGGAATGGCGTGGGCAGACACCGCCGGGGCGGGGGCATCGAACGCGCAGTCCTCAGCGTCCTCCGACACCTCGACGGGCAGCGACGCCGAGTCCGCTCAGGCCGATGCGAGCAGCACCCAAACCGAAACGGACGCCGACCCTGACGCCGAGCCCGAACCCGAGGCCGAGTCCGACCCTGACGCCGAGCCCGAGGCCGAACCCGAGCCCGAGCCCGATGCGGAATCCGAACCCGACGCGGAAGCCGAGCTTGACGCGGAATCCGAACCCGGCGCGGAAGCCGAGCTTGACGCCGAAGCTGAACCCGAACCCGAAACCGGCGTCGAGCCCGAAACCGAAGCGACGGGCGAGCCCGAAACCGAAGCGACGGGCGAGCCCGAAACCGAAGCGACGGGCGAGCCGGAGCCGGCACCACAGAACGCGCCTGCGCAGTCGGGGACCTCCGACGCGCCCGAGACCGAAGATTTCGTCGCGGCGGCGGCGGCGACCATCGCCCGGCCCGACGAGCCCGCGAACGTGCGCACCTCCGACACCGACACCACGGAGATGACGATCACCTCCCTCACGGCCCGGGCGGCCTCACCGACCGCTGCCACGACCACCACGTGGAACGCGCCGGCGTTCCCGTCGCTTCGGCCGTGGCCCACCGCCTTTGACCCGGCCACCGCCATCACCTACGTGACGGGCATCGTGTTCAGCCTCGCCCACGCCATTTTGGCGCCCTTCGCTGCCGGCCTGCCCGCACCGCCGAGCGGCCCGCCGACCCTGTGGACGTTGCTGGCGTGGGTGCGGCGCGAACTGTTCAACTCCACGCCAAGGGTTTCGGCCGAACTACCGCCCTACACCCAGAGCCTCGTCGACGGCGAGGTGATCATCACCGGCAACGTCGGCATCACCGACCGCGACGGGGACCCGATGACCTACACCGTCATCGGCAGGCCGCTCAACGGCGGTGTGGTCGAGGTCGACGCCGACGGCAACTTCACCTACCGGCCGATGAACGCGATGGCGGCCGTCGGCGGCTGGGATTCGTTCATCGTGGTGGCCGACGACCAGGCCGCCGGCTTCCACCTCCACGGACCCAGGGGACTGTTGCAGTTCGTGCCGATCGTGGGCCAACTCGTCTACCCCGGCGGCGGTCACCGGGCCACCCGCACCATCACCGTCAATGTCACCCCGGTCGACGGCGTCGACCTGTCGTTTCCCGACGGATTCCATTGGGGCGTCGCGCATTCGGGATTTCAGGCCGAGGGCGGGCCCGGGGTCCCCATGGACACCAACTCCGACTGGTACCGCTGGACGCACGACCCGTTCAACCAGAAGTTGGGGTTGACCAAAGGTGTGCCCGAGGACGGGCCGGGCGCCTACCTCAACTACGACGCCGACGCCGCGCTTGCGCACGACGAACTCGGCATGAACACCTTCCGGATGGGCATCGAGTGGAGCCGTATCTTCCCGGAATCCACTGCCTCGGTGGATATTTCAGATGAAGGCGGCGGGGTCAGCCTGGCCGACCTCGAGGCGCTCGACGCGCTGGCCAACCAGGAAGAGGTCGAGCACTACCGCGAGGTGCTGGCCTCGCTGCGCGCACACGGCCTGGAGCCGATGATCACCGTCACCCACTTCACCTTGCCGGTGTGGGTGCACGACCCCGCTATGACGCGGCTGCTGGTCCAGGTGGGCCTGCCCGCTCAATCGGCGGGCTGGCTGTCGTCGTCCACGCCCGTCGAGTTCGAGAAGTACGCGGCGTATCTGGCGTGGAAATACGGCGATCAGGTCGACTACTGGGTGACGCTCAACGAGCCGTTCCCGCCGATCCTCACCCAATACCTGTCACCGCCGATCCCCGGCAGCCCCATCCCGTACTGGCCACCGGGGATCGTGCGTCCCGACCTGGCGGCCACCTTCCTGGTCAACCAGGCCAAGGGCCATGTGGCGGCCTACGACGCGATCCACACCTGGGACACCACCTCGGCCACCGACGGTCAGCCCGCCGCGTTCGTCGGCTTCAGCAACAACATGATTCCCGCACGCCCGGCCAACCCGAACAACCCGCTGGACGTGCAGGCCGCCGACGCATGGAACCGGTACTACAACCACTGGTTCCCCAACGCCGTGATCGACGGGTGGGTGGACGCCAACTTCGACGGCATCAAGACACTCGACGAGATCCACCCCGAGTTCATGGACAAGGTCGACTTCCTGGGCGTGCAGTACTACGGGTCGCAACCGATGCAGGGCTTCGGGTTGGCGCCGATACCCGGCATCCCGTTCCTGCAGGGTCTGCCCGTGCGCTGCTCGGCGAGCTCACCGACCTGCAGCGACTTCAACCAGCCCACCGATCCGGGCGGCTTCCGCGAGGTGCTCGAAGACGCGGCCTCCTACGGCAAGCCGATCTGGATCACCGAGAACGGCATCGCCGACGCGGGTGACTCGAAACGACCGCCGTATCTGACCACCCACATCGCGGTGGTACAGGACCTGGTCGCGCACGGCGTGGACATCCGCGGCTACACGTACTGGTCGTTCGTCGACAACCTCGAATGGGCGCACGGCTACGACCTGCACTTCGGTCTTTACGGATCCGACCCGTCGACGCCCGAACTGGAACGCACGCCCAAACCCGACAGCATCGCGGCGATCAGCGCCATCACCGGCGCCAACGCGCTGCCGATCGATCTGCTGGCGCAGTACATCCCCAGCGCGGTCTAG
- a CDS encoding VOC family protein, with translation MAIEIQPAVSPMLTVSDGAAAIDFYVKAFDAEELGRVPGPDGRLFHAALRINGATVMLNDDFPEMNDGKSATPQGLGGSPVTIHLTVTDVDAKFQKALDAGATVVMPLDDMFWGDRYGELRDPFGHLWSLGQPTREVSQEEIDQAVKQMQ, from the coding sequence ATGGCAATTGAAATCCAGCCCGCGGTGTCGCCGATGCTGACCGTCAGCGACGGCGCGGCAGCCATCGACTTTTACGTCAAGGCGTTCGACGCCGAGGAACTCGGCCGGGTGCCCGGCCCCGACGGCAGGCTGTTCCACGCCGCGCTGCGGATCAACGGGGCGACGGTCATGCTGAACGACGACTTCCCCGAGATGAACGACGGCAAGTCGGCGACCCCGCAGGGGTTGGGCGGCTCGCCGGTCACCATCCACCTCACGGTCACCGACGTGGACGCGAAGTTTCAGAAGGCGCTCGACGCCGGCGCCACCGTCGTCATGCCGCTCGACGACATGTTCTGGGGAGACCGGTACGGCGAGCTGCGTGACCCGTTCGGTCACCTGTGGTCGTTGGGCCAGCCGACGCGCGAGGTCAGCCAGGAGGAGATCGACCAGGCGGTCAAGCAGATGCAGTGA
- a CDS encoding glycoside hydrolase family 16 protein — translation MDRRSMMMMTGFGLLAAAIPLPKVHAQPAPAGHAQTFLFSDEFDGPAGSAPDPAKWSIAKARETIKNPVFWDRPENMGQYRDSPEHVFLDGNSNLVIRATRNDDGKYVSGKVQGRWWGPINTTWEARIKLNCLTNGCWPAWWLMNDHPEVGGEVDLVEWYGNQDWPSGSTVHALLDGTSYATHPYPVDGDWHTWRMTWTDAGMYFWQDYTPGKEPYFEVPAYSIEHWPFNFPGYSMFPVLNLAVAGSGGGDPAGGSYPAEMLVDWVRVFAG, via the coding sequence ATTGACCGTCGCAGCATGATGATGATGACCGGATTCGGGCTCTTGGCAGCCGCGATTCCCTTGCCGAAAGTTCACGCGCAACCGGCCCCGGCAGGCCACGCGCAGACGTTCCTGTTCTCCGACGAGTTCGACGGACCTGCGGGTTCGGCGCCTGATCCGGCGAAGTGGTCGATCGCCAAGGCCCGCGAAACGATCAAGAACCCGGTGTTTTGGGACCGGCCCGAGAACATGGGCCAGTACCGCGACAGCCCCGAGCACGTGTTCCTCGACGGCAACTCCAACCTCGTCATCCGCGCGACGCGCAACGACGACGGCAAGTACGTCAGCGGCAAGGTGCAGGGCCGGTGGTGGGGTCCGATCAACACCACCTGGGAGGCCCGCATCAAGCTCAACTGCCTGACCAACGGGTGTTGGCCGGCGTGGTGGCTGATGAACGACCACCCCGAGGTCGGCGGTGAGGTGGATCTGGTCGAGTGGTACGGCAACCAGGATTGGCCCTCGGGTTCCACGGTGCACGCACTGCTCGACGGCACGTCGTATGCGACCCACCCCTACCCGGTGGACGGCGACTGGCACACCTGGCGGATGACCTGGACCGATGCGGGGATGTACTTCTGGCAGGACTACACGCCCGGCAAAGAGCCGTATTTCGAGGTGCCGGCGTACTCGATCGAGCACTGGCCGTTCAACTTCCCCGGATATTCGATGTTTCCGGTGCTGAACCTCGCGGTCGCCGGCTCGGGCGGCGGAGATCCCGCAGGCGGCAGCTACCCGGCCGAAATGCTCGTCGACTGGGTGCGCGTCTTCGCCGGCTGA